Proteins from one Setaria italica strain Yugu1 chromosome V, Setaria_italica_v2.0, whole genome shotgun sequence genomic window:
- the LOC111257201 gene encoding uncharacterized protein LOC111257201, translated as MKKIQGRLKSFGIRTTQGEWTFDVSAVTGAADAQPVAGADAQPQPTAPPQKPGGQDANLANNIIKPLTRNGQQLHGETSSERDLPRSDVNDDDDAFMEPPPRQPVAKKQCINATSKLAKNPVKYAHAPTVRCAPSTFNSFVDHLTLWQRRRIKDMGFGGLLCVAAERLESRELLKFLFDRLDPKTMVLNVAKDKGIHVTPFMVKQVLDLPEGGEDIVLSTHIQASKALSALKTLLGLQESHDLNASHLQKTLKDDLELGSGMITDDMAIRFFFIIACNKLLFPSTDNNIRCKDVYLTRDLSCLPALNWCKAVVDDLREAALNWQSDKAKKSFSGCAILLIRKPMTSI; from the exons ATGAAGAAAATTCAGGGCAGATTAAAATCTTTCGGGATCCGCACCACACAAGGCGAATGGACCTTTGATGTTAGCGCGGTCACCGGGGCAGCCGATGCACAGCCAGTTGCAGGAGCTGATGCACAACCACAACCAACAGCACCCCCTCAAAAACCTGGTGGCCAAGATGCAAATCTTGCAAATAATATTATCAAACCACTGACCAGAAATGGGCAACAGTTGCACGGTGAAACAAGCAGCGAAAGGGATCTCCCTCGGAGTGATGTTAATGACGATGATGATGCCTTCATGGAACCCCCACCGAGGCAACCAGTAGCGAAGAAACAGTGTATCAATGCAACTTCCAAG CTTGCCAAGAACCCCGTCAAGTATGCTCACGCACCTACAGTTCGATGTGCACCATCAACATTTAACTCCTTTGTCGACCACCTAACACTTTGGCAACGTAGGCGAATCAAAGATATGGGTTTTGGTGGACTCCTTTGTGTTGCAGCAGAGAGGTTAGAGAGCAGAGAGCTATTGAAGTTCTTGTTCGACAGGCTAGACCCCAAAACCATGGTACTGAATGTTGCAAAAGATAAGGGTATCCATGTCACCCCGTTCATGGTAAAGCAGGTGCTTGACTTACCAGAAGGTGGTGAAGATATTGTGTTGAGTACACACATTCAAGCATCCAAGGCGTTATCTGCTCTCAAGACTTTGTTGGGTTTACAAGAATCCCACGACCTGAACGCTAGCCATCTACAGAAGACCCTGAAGGATGATCTGGAGCTAGGGTCTGGCATGATTACTGATGACATGGCAATAAGATTTTTCTTTATCATTGCATGCAACAAACTTCTGTTCCCAAGCACCGACAACAACATTAGGTGCAAGGATGTTTACCTCACTAGAGATCTGTCTTGCTTACCAGCTCTGAACTGGTGTAAGGCTGTTGTGGATGACCTCCGAGAAGCTGCACTCAATTGGCAGTCCGACAAAGCAAAGAAATCATTCTCAGGATGcgcaatattattgatt CGCAAGCCAATGACGTCGATATGA
- the LOC111257182 gene encoding uncharacterized protein LOC111257182: MKCKSDIFIRTGLREFSGLDIEESFLDGEMLSTQFMSYLVACMSYDECHMPDGGGYRVFLSQELGEYVNIEEDEEFSQWESHQALAVLQRDIGDLDATKVKLFLLPVMEEEHYTIYCINFIHDRIDVIDSSPDDHTDYHQVLGDRIIRRLNLLFQLVTDFEMKQFTRFKRPIIVPCMHTDDNDCGFYAIKSMELWNGDSFHVPILTEDIRQYRSQLLFYGIYHPINEIKKLPGGLEAHRRRM, translated from the exons ATGAAGTGCAAAAG CGATATTTTCATCCGCACCGGCTTGAGAGAATTTAGTGGATTAGATATAGAGGAGTCTTTCCTTGATGGCGAGATGCTTTCCACTCAGTTCATGTCATACCTTGTGGCCTGCATGAGCTACGATGAATGCCACATGCCTGATGGTGGTGGGTATAGGGTCTTTTTATCTCAAGAGCTTGGG GAATATGTCAATATTGAGGAAGATGAAGAGTTCTCTCAGTGGGAATCACATCAGGCACTAGCTGTCTTACAGCGAGATATTGGAGATCTTGACGCAACCAAAGTGAAACTA TTCCTTTTGCCGGTTATGGAGGAGGAGCACTATACCATCTACTGCATCAACTTCATACATGACCGCATTGATGTAATTGATTCTAGTCCAGACGACCACACAGATTACCACCAAGTCCTTGGTGACCGAATTATTCGACGCCTTAATCTCCTGTTTCAGTTGGTAACAGATTTTGAAATGAAGCAATTTACCAGATTCAAACGTCCTATCATTGTTCCATGTATGCATACGGACGATAATGATTGTGGATTCTATGCCATCAAATCCATGGAGCTATGGAACGGTGACTCTTTCCACGTTCCAATCCTAACA GAAGACATTCGGCAATATAGGTCCCAGCTCCTATTCTACGGCATCTACCATCCAATCAACGAGATCAAGAAGCTCCCTGGTGGTCTAGAAGCACACAGGCGTCGCATGTGA